The DNA region TGGatgattaattatatatatagctAAAGCTAATAATAGCTAGCTGGTAAAACTAATGCAAGTAGTACTTTAAAGTATTTCTTTAGTTAagtcttaatttttatttttaatatttaaaacgttttattttttcaatacatTATTGCATCCTATTTTATTCTTCTATTTAaaactcttttatttttgaaaaaaaatatactttcaaccattatcatatttttttaagaaatgaGAAAATTATAGTAATCATAATAATAGTTATAGTgatttgagaataaaataataggataataataaaaaatattatttttgaaatattttttttaatttagaacagaaaataaaataaaatattttaaacactaaaaaaattaagACTTATTAACTCAAAcatgaaaaactaaaataatattatccTAAAAATATTTGGTTTACTATATATAATTAAACTCCAAATGTGCTAGGTCGaccttgcatatatatatatatagtaaaatgattttttttaaaggttAAATGGATAAAAAAGGGTATacaaattgttatattttttacgctttttttaaataaaaatttcttttgaatttatttaaatttttgtacagaatctttttaaatttattttatgctattttttgttttgagtctaattaaaaacaaattctagACCTTTTAGTCatagaaattttaatattatgttataaaattatttgttagagatataactattaatgtatgttattttttttatcaatttaaatttttaagatgaataatttcataatatagtattaaaattttaggtaaaaataaataaataaataaataattctagcACTTATTATATACCTCGTTATGGGTGCTGTCAATTATTTACTGGGTCTTTAATTAGGACCAACTCAAGGTATCAAGCCCCACCATCATGAGAGTTTCTTTTCTATCTATGTTCTATAATCTTTCCCAAAGTTTCTCTTCCACATTTACACACTAATGATGCTAATCAGTAATCACAATAAGAAGATCAAATACCAATTTATTTTAATGAAAGAAAGCTAAACTAATTAAGTCCcacatatatataattatcaaATATCCATTACAAAATCAAATCATAAAGCACCAAATTATGAATGGCACCCCATAATTTAAATAGCTCCGGATTGCAGTGTTAATTTTGCTAGCATAGCAATAATTTATTATATGTCAAGGAGAACTAGAGAAGTACATCTCTTGGGACTAGTGTGAAAGAATCTGCATAGTTCAAAAGCAAGATATATGGTCCAAATATTTGTCTGGTCCTGTTTTAAGCATGAATAATATGTATAATTAAATCCGGCGTTTAATtaagaaaatgataaaaattaagtAGTAATTAGTCGTATCCAAAATTCATGTTGGTCggctaattattttttataagtaaaataaataaaactaaattgaGTTGGTCTAGTAGTTAACTCATTAACCTATTTAAATAAATGTTGGAGGTTCGAATCTCACCATGTACATTCAACAATCCATTGGTTAGTAACAAATCTTTAAATGGTACTCAGTACTACAATGAATTGTCCTTAACTTACCAGAATGAAAGTTACCGTGAATAatcaaaaaagtaaaataaataattatgaaaGTCTTATATATTAGTTGAGGAAGTTATATTATGGTAACTTCTTCCATAAGAAAATGGGAGAGAGCGTAGAGAGAGGAGTGAGCAGGTGTGAAGGTGCAAGCGTAGGCAACGTTGAGAGCGACAGAGCGGGGTTTCGGGGAAGGTTTACGCCTTCAAGGGAGAGAGCAATGCAAGAAGTGCGGTTGGCGAAAAGTACGCGAGCAACAATGAAAAATGTTCGGAGAATGGAAGCGTCTTGAAGGGTTTCCACCAAAGTAACGGCAATGTTCTAGGAAATATTTTTTTCCGCGACAAAGTGGTGGGTGCCAAGGAGACCAAGGGCTTCGTAGTCTCCGAATCTCTAGTAGGGGAGAAAATGGCGGTGGTGTGTGACATACAAGGTGAGAATTCAGTGTGACCTTTTCAGAGGAGGCAAGAATATCTCTCTATCAAAGTGTTGGACAAATACTTCAATTATACTTCCTTGTCCCATAAGCTTAGATCAGTGTGGAGGCTCAAGGGAGGATATGATCTCTTAGATGTGGACTTTGAGTATTTTATGGTGAAATTTAATCTTTTAGAGGACAGAGACAAGGTGCTTCTCGATGGCCCGTGGATGATCATTGGGCACTATCTTGCTGTCAAGCCATGAACCCAAGATTTTCGACCGAGCGAACTTTCCTTTGGATCAACAATGGTGTGGATCCGCATTGTCGCTCTTCCGATCTAGTGCTACTAGGAGGAGGCGATGTTGCGCATTGCAACTGCTATAGGAGTCCCAATCAAAGTTGCAAAATCAGCAGAACGAGAAAAATATGCACGAGCCTGCGTTCAAATCAATCTCGAACTCCCAGTGATCAAGAAACTCTTGGTTGATAGCTATGAATATGAGGTTGAGTATGAGAGTCTCGATTTGATTTGTGAGAGTTGCTCATGCTTTGGCCATGGCACTAAAACTTACAAGCACCAAGAACAAGTGGCGGCACCGAACCATGGTGTTAGCACAAGGGAGGAATGGACCACTGTTATGAGGAAGGGAAAAAAGAAATTGGGCTAACAGGGTCACGGGCCCAAACTGAATCATACTAAGCAAATGAATAAAGAAATGGGTTTGGATCTCCATCAATTAATGTTCGAAAAAAGAGAACTCCGGGTCAGGTAAAAGTTCAATTCTCTTCCCAGATTGCCACTTCATCAAAGAGCCAAGGGCCTTTGAACCCATAGCAGCAAACTCCCGCACTGAAGTCTGTTCATAAAAGGTTCCGGCCAGCTTCACTCTAATCATCTCCGGAAGGGGCAAATGAGAGAGTCAAAGCAGGCATTTCTCAGCATGGCCAAGGTGAGGCTTCCTCAACAAAAGATATCACATCTCAAGCCCCCATGGCGACTTAGATGTTGCTGTCTCCGTGCCATTACTTTTGTTTATTTGTTATGGATTGCTACAACCTTATTATGTGGAATATTAGAGGTGCCTCCAACAAGGTGGCACGAGTTCACTGCAAGTAATTGGTTAGAAAATTTAATCCCTCCTTTTTCATTTTAGTTGAAAcgcattctattttttttcaatttaaaatatttttggaaaaatctAGGTTTTCATGCTTTTGGTGTTGTGGAAGTCGTAGGGGACATAggtgaaatttagtttttttcctCTAATCCTAGTCTAAAGTGTAGAGTGATTGATCAGTTTGAACAATGTATAAATGTGGCTATTAGCTCCAGTTCTTCTGAGTGGTTTTGCAGTGTTGTGTATGCTAGCCCTTAAGTTGGTAGGAGATCTTGTCTTTGGAATCATTTAAGCAAGCTAGCAAGCCAGATTGATGGCCCTTGGCTTGTTTTTGGGGATTTCAACAAGGTTCTTAGACTAGAAGAGGTGAAGGGTGCTCTCTTTTATCCCCAACGTGTTGAGCGGTTTGCCTCTATTCTGGATGACTGCAATTTACTAGAGCCGCAAATAATCAAAAGGAGATTTTCCTGGTATAGACGTATTCAACACCATAAAGACAATGCTAAGAAGCTTGATCGTGTCTTGCACAATGCGAAATGGCTAGACTTTTTTTTTCGAGGCTTATTTAGAGATTCTTAATAGACTTCATTCTAACCACTACCCGACTCTTATTCGTTGTAATGGCTGCCCTCAAAACAAAGCAAATCGTCTCTTTAGATTTCAAGCAGCTTGGTCAACTCATCCCATGTATAAGAATGTTATTAAGGAAGCTTGGCATCCCAAGTCTTCTTGCTTTTCCTCTAAGCTGCAACATGTTCAGGATGATTCTTTGGAATTTAATTTGAAGGTAGTCGGTAATATCTTTGCTAAGAAAAAGGAGCTTGAGAGATATATTAGTAAGATTCAGAGGCGTCTAGAAGAGGTTGATATTCTTTCCTTTAGGGTTAAAGAAAAGGAGCTTAATGATGACTATAATCGTATTCTCCTGCAAGAAGAGCTTTTTTGGTTTCAGAAATCTCGAGAACAATGGGTTAAATTTGGAGACcgtaatacaaaattttttcactTACAATCAGTGATTAGGAGGAAGAACAACAAAATTAAGGGGCTGTTTGTGGGTGACAGTACGTGGTCCTTTAACTCTTTTGTTCCTCAAGTTAAAGCTGTTTCTTTTTTCAAGAACCTTTTTTGCTCTGTGAAAGATATTGATTTGTACTGCATGGGTGATGTTCCTCTTCTGACTCTTAGCCCAAATGCCCGTGAGAATCTCACTACTCCAGTTTCTTTCTCCGAGGTCAAAGCGGCTGTCTTTGGCATGAACTCCTTTAAGGCTCCAAGGCCAGATGGCTTTCAAGCCTTTTTTCAAAGGAATATTGGGATATTATTGGAGCGGATATCTGGCATCTGGTTAGAATAGCCTTTGCGGGTGGATACTTTAACCTAAAACTTATGGAGACTCTTATTATTTTGATCCCTAAGATAGAACCGCCTACGTTTATGAAAGATTTCAGTCCTATTAGCCTATGTAATGTGGTATACAAAGTCATTACGAAGGTGTTTGTTAATCGCTTATGACCCTTCTTGAAAGAGATAATTGGCCCCCTCCAGGGTGGTTTTATCCCAGGAAGGGATACTTCGGATAATGTCATTATTGCCCAAGAAGTACTGCATTTTATGAAGCATGCGAAGTCAAAAAAAGGTACGCTGGCTTTCAATATTGATTTAGAAAAAGTGTATGATAGAGTTGACTGGCGGTTTCTTGAGCATTCCCTGATGAGTTTTGGTTATCCTGCCCCCTCGGTTAGGTTTATTATGTCTTGTGTCAAAGCCTCTTCTCTATCCATCATTTGGAATGGTTCTAAACTCGACAATTTTTCTCCTAATAGAGGGCTCTGTCAGGGTGACCCCATGTCCCCATACTTATTTGTCATTTGTATGGAGCAGCTTGCCTGTTATATTTCCAAGTTAGTGAAAAATGTGTTGGGATCCGGTAGCTATTTCTAGAGGTGGCTCGAGAATATCGCACCTTATGCTCGCTAATGATCTGATGTTGCTTTGTAAAGCAAAAAAAGCTCAAGTGCAAGTTGTGATGAACACTCTTAGCAACTTTTGTAAAGCCTCAGGCATGAAGATCAACCTTGAAAACTCTAAAGCTTTGTGATCCAAGAATGTCACCAATAGAAGAAAAGATTTGTTCACTAGGGTATCTTCCATCCGGTTCACCTAAGACTTGGGGCGGTATCTTGGTGTGAATTTGAGTCATTCGAGGACGACCAGGGCTACTTTTAATAATATCCTGGACAAGATTAGAGGGCGTTTTGCTGGCTGGAAAGGCAGTCTCCTTAACAAAGCGGGTAGATTGTGTCTCATCAatggtgcggtattttataacccacaaactaactggcaagtgcaccgggtcgtaccaagtaataccttacgtgagtaagggtcgatcccatgaggattgatggactaagcaacaatggttaagtgattggcttagttagacaaacaaaaaagagtgtttgaatgttcaaagagcattaaacagtaaattaagaatttcagaaagcaagcagcaatgagttgggaataaaatatagagaaaacagttaaggtttcaaagttatctattttttcggattgacttttcttactaactaattcaattatgcaagatttaattcatgacaaactatatgttactagaccctaattccttagaccttcctagtctcctctaaaattcattaactgccaattccttggtcaattaatttcgattagagggtgatgatcaaattccagtttatatgccacatgaatcctaattatctaaaaataaggggattatatgtcacgtatcctgttaaatacaaacaattagaaattcaggataatatgttttcaagctgttgttcaagtaaagagcttttccaagttttataagaactcaattagaatatgggtcatacttctgttccacccaaatacataaaataaagaacgaaaacaattattgaaatataaatcaaaacatggattaaattagaaagatcaaacgaatcaatccatacaaatagatagagctcctaaccttaacaatgaaagattagttgctcatggtacagagaagaaaactaggattctggtaaaatgtacagtgttccaatctgatggcatctaaattcctatttataactaatcctaataaatttaaaatctaattatctacaattaaaaataacatcttttcctaaaaataagacttgaatttaaaatttgaattaattaacaagtcttcagctgatgggtggggaccacttgctttattcattctgcagcttctaatctgtgttttctaggctggaaactgggtcaaaacagcccagaaatcgcccctagcatttttctgcgtttttctgcacgtggcacatgtcacgcgtacacgtcagtcacgtgtacgcgtcgatggtcttcttcgcaagtcacgcggacgcgtcggtcacgcgtacgcgtcactgagcAAATCTttaattcacgcgtgcgcgtcagtcatgcgcacgcgtcgccatggatacctcCAATTCATGCGCATGCgtcaagcacgcgtgcgcgtcgctcctcgcagccatTTTCTTTATTCtcgtgctgcagaaactccatcaaatctagccgaatgctacctaaaataaacaatattgtacaaaactcagaatagcatccatagtggctaaaatataattaattcttgattaaactcaacaaaatccatgcaaattcactaggaaaagatagaaaagatgctcacgcatcacaacaccaaatttgaactattgcttgtcctcaagcaaccaaaactaacatgggcttaggatgtgaatttgcatgagaatgagagttcgattaaactcatgtctctttttatagtgggttttataactgtaatcctggataggtttggcatctcactctcctttgaatcaggaggatgtcattgtcattcggaattagaatccggataatattatgaattctctgatctttatattttagtttaatccttgaacacaacaaaatttagtttaatttatttttctttggtgctttgcaccttgagcctagtcgtgactttaaatgttttgtcccaaggattacttgacacagaaacaccacaagcacttaactgggggactctctttgagtcctgattttttctttcagttactcccagacagtggtgctcaaagcctttggcatactctgttaaacacacttgatctcgactctaagtgttctgtctcaaggattacttgacacaatcacaccacaagcatatgactagggaaaaaactctttgagcttttaatcatgtctgacctccctagtcattgatgctcaaagccttggaccttacttttattatttatttatttatttttcttttgctgtttcttttgcttcaaggattaaatttttgtttatttcagagaagtcataataattctctaaattcctgtttcttatacatcaacattccttgattcaaattcaaatatgcactgttcatatcatgcattcaaaaatcacagaaaagaccaccacctttaagtaaataagactactcttaaaattaactcaatttctcatgtaatacatcacttctgtattttttatttgaattcaagtttaatgagtaatacatgagacatctttttagaattaaattaattaggagaaaattaaactagtcctaggattctaactaataaaggatcatgcaacaaacaaagaaaaataacaggaaaccagaacataaaaaaaagaggggaggaaaaaatgaaaggaacttaaccaccttagttatcctagcagtcgctttattcttcaggtcgtgctcctccgtgaagatgattcgcttCTTTTTTATGCCAGAAAACCCATAAGCGCAgcgtcaatacca from Arachis hypogaea cultivar Tifrunner chromosome 10, arahy.Tifrunner.gnm2.J5K5, whole genome shotgun sequence includes:
- the LOC114924552 gene encoding uncharacterized protein — encoded protein: MYKNVIKEAWHPKSSCFSSKLQHVQDDSLEFNLKVVGNIFAKKKELERYISKIQRRLEEVDILSFRVKEKELNDDYNRILLQEELFWFQKSREQWVKFGDRNTKFFHLQSVIRRKNNKIKGLFVGDSTWSFNSFVPQVKAVSFFKNLFCSVKDIDLYCMGDVPLLTLSPNARENLTTPVSFSEVKAAVFGMNSFKAPRPDGFQAFFQRNIGILLERISGIWLE